One stretch of Muribaculum intestinale DNA includes these proteins:
- the metG gene encoding methionine--tRNA ligase → MQKEFKRTLITTALPYANGPVHIGHLAGVYVPADIYARYLRLRGQDVVMVGGSDEHGVPITIKARREGVTPQDIVDRYHKIIKDSFEELGISFDVYSRTTSETHSATASEFFRRLYDNGQFVEQTSRQLYDPEAKQFLADRYVTGKCPHCGNERAYGDQCEACGTSLSPDELIDPKSAITGAVPELRDTHHWYLPLDRWEERLREWILDGHKEWKTNVYGQCKSWLDLGLKPRAVSRDLDWGIPVPVEGAEGKVLYVWFDAPIGYISNTKEILPDTWETYWKDPETRIINFIGKDNIVFHCIVFPAMLMAYGDGFQLPDNVPANEFLNLEGDKISTSRNWAVWLHEYLRDFPGKQDVLRYVLTANAPETKDNDFTWRDFQARNNSELVAILGNFVNRAMVLTHKYFDGVVPPVPADVDAGRAALAPELEKAAADLTAALDTFHFRDALKAMMEIARIGNRYLQDMEPWKLAKTDLSLTGAILNTALQLCGNIAVAAEPFMPFMSKRLRDMLGLGDISWDMLGSLDIVAAGSRLATPELLFEKIEDSVIEGQMKRLEDIKEQNKINSWEPAPQAADVDFDTFMKADLRVGTVLECIKVPKADKLLQFLIDDGRKKRTIVSGIAHYYKPEELVGKQVCFIANLPPRKLRGIVSEDMILSAEQPDGSLVVISPSAPTAPGAKIG, encoded by the coding sequence ATGCAAAAGGAATTTAAACGCACACTGATTACTACGGCTCTTCCATATGCCAATGGTCCGGTTCATATCGGACATCTCGCCGGTGTTTATGTACCGGCCGACATTTACGCCCGTTATCTGCGCCTGCGCGGACAGGACGTTGTGATGGTAGGCGGAAGCGACGAGCACGGTGTGCCTATCACTATAAAGGCACGCCGCGAGGGTGTGACTCCACAGGATATCGTTGACCGCTACCACAAGATAATCAAGGACTCGTTTGAGGAGTTGGGTATATCGTTTGATGTATATTCCCGCACCACATCCGAGACACATTCGGCTACTGCGAGCGAATTTTTCCGTCGTCTTTACGACAACGGCCAGTTTGTAGAGCAGACATCACGTCAGCTATACGACCCTGAGGCAAAACAGTTTCTTGCCGACCGCTATGTGACAGGCAAATGTCCTCATTGCGGCAACGAGCGCGCCTATGGCGACCAGTGTGAGGCGTGCGGGACATCCCTAAGCCCGGATGAACTGATTGACCCCAAAAGCGCCATTACCGGAGCTGTGCCCGAACTTCGCGACACCCACCACTGGTATCTTCCGCTTGACCGCTGGGAGGAACGCCTGCGTGAGTGGATTCTTGACGGACACAAGGAGTGGAAGACCAACGTATACGGCCAGTGCAAATCATGGCTCGACCTCGGACTGAAGCCTCGTGCCGTAAGCCGCGACCTCGACTGGGGTATACCTGTGCCCGTGGAGGGCGCCGAAGGTAAGGTGCTATATGTATGGTTTGACGCCCCTATCGGCTATATATCCAACACAAAGGAGATACTGCCCGACACGTGGGAGACATACTGGAAAGACCCCGAGACCCGCATCATCAACTTTATCGGCAAGGACAACATCGTATTCCACTGTATCGTGTTTCCGGCGATGCTTATGGCCTATGGCGACGGATTCCAGCTTCCCGACAATGTTCCGGCCAACGAATTCCTCAATCTTGAGGGTGACAAGATATCGACATCGCGCAACTGGGCTGTATGGCTCCACGAGTATCTGCGCGACTTCCCCGGCAAGCAGGATGTGTTGCGCTATGTGCTTACAGCCAATGCTCCCGAGACAAAGGACAACGACTTTACATGGCGCGACTTCCAGGCCCGCAACAACAGCGAGCTTGTGGCGATACTCGGTAACTTCGTCAACCGCGCCATGGTGCTTACCCATAAATATTTCGATGGCGTGGTGCCCCCCGTACCAGCAGATGTAGATGCCGGACGTGCCGCTCTCGCTCCTGAACTGGAGAAGGCTGCCGCCGACCTTACAGCTGCGCTTGATACATTCCATTTCCGCGATGCCCTCAAGGCCATGATGGAAATCGCGCGTATCGGCAACCGATATCTCCAGGATATGGAGCCGTGGAAGCTCGCCAAAACCGACCTCTCGCTTACCGGTGCCATCCTTAACACCGCTCTGCAGCTTTGCGGAAATATCGCCGTGGCCGCCGAGCCGTTCATGCCCTTTATGAGCAAGCGTCTGCGCGACATGCTCGGTCTTGGTGACATATCCTGGGATATGCTCGGCTCGCTCGACATAGTTGCCGCCGGCTCGCGCCTCGCCACTCCCGAACTACTCTTCGAGAAGATTGAAGACTCTGTAATCGAAGGTCAGATGAAGCGTCTGGAAGATATCAAGGAACAAAACAAAATCAACTCTTGGGAGCCGGCGCCGCAGGCTGCCGATGTCGACTTCGACACATTCATGAAAGCCGATCTGCGCGTGGGCACCGTGCTCGAATGCATTAAGGTGCCTAAGGCCGACAAACTTCTTCAGTTCCTTATCGACGACGGGCGGAAGAAGCGCACCATAGTAAGCGGCATCGCACATTACTACAAGCCCGAGGAGCTTGTCGGCAAGCAAGTGTGCTTTATCGCCAACCTGCCTCCACGCAAACTGCGCGGCATCGTGAGCGAGGACATGATTCTGTCGGCCGAGCAGCCCGACGGCTCTCTGGTGGTAATATCGCCATCGGCACCGACGGCTCCCGGTGCGAAAATCGGATAA
- the rnr gene encoding ribonuclease R: MANSRNARKNAFRELHAAIDDFISRQGNKTFNYKQVAHALGIDTKPQQKAVAMRLAELEFDGILVEVAPGKYQAPSRGTEAIGTFSRRSNGKNGVILDGEEDNLIFVAERNSMHALNGDRVKVLVAAHRKGQEPECKVLEIIEPNDQQFIGTLTVERHIATLNTDSKFLANDIFIPKGKLKGGKTGDKAIVRITDWPADDKNPRGEVIDILGKNGENNTEMHAILAEFGLPYRYPENVDKAAQRIDAGITPEVIASRLDMRDVTTFTIDPRDAKDFDDALSIRRLPDGHYEVGVHIADVTHYVTPDTIIEKEAQKRATSVYLVDRVVPMLPEHLSNGICSLRPDEEKLTFSCVFVMDDDAKVLSHRIARTVTRSDRRFTYEEAQEVIETGHGDFAEEIITLDRLAKILRKRRYEHGSVEFDREEVRFEIDKDGHPIDVFFKESKDSNKLIEEFMLLANRTVAAEIGVPKGKKKPKAFVYRIHDQPDVTRLTDLAAIARNFGYKIKTTGTAKDINKSINRMLADVKGKGEENLLSVLAIRSMAKAIYSTDNIGHYGLGFDYYTHFTSPIRRYPDMMVHRLLDKYLSGGRSVNVEKLEEQCKHSSQMEQLAANAERSSIKYKQCEYLADRLGEIYDGVISGVTEWGLYVELNENKCEGLVPIRDLADDYYDFDEKNYCLVGRKTHTRYTLGDCVRVQVARANIEKRMVDFSLLDDKGRPVGEDAKGKEVSVKEALSGRPKSGRGSKQRRGADRTRRRR; this comes from the coding sequence ATGGCCAATTCAAGAAACGCCCGCAAAAACGCATTCCGCGAACTACACGCGGCAATCGATGACTTTATCAGCCGACAGGGCAACAAGACATTCAACTACAAGCAGGTGGCCCATGCTCTTGGCATAGACACCAAACCGCAGCAGAAAGCTGTGGCAATGCGTCTTGCCGAGCTTGAATTCGACGGCATACTTGTCGAAGTCGCACCCGGCAAGTATCAGGCTCCGAGCCGTGGCACAGAAGCTATCGGCACATTCTCACGCCGCAGCAACGGCAAAAACGGTGTAATACTCGACGGCGAGGAGGATAACCTCATATTTGTAGCCGAACGCAACTCTATGCACGCTCTCAACGGCGACCGCGTAAAGGTGCTTGTCGCAGCCCACCGCAAAGGCCAGGAACCCGAATGCAAGGTGCTTGAAATTATCGAGCCGAATGACCAGCAGTTTATCGGAACTCTCACTGTCGAACGACACATAGCGACTCTCAACACCGACTCCAAATTCCTCGCCAACGATATATTCATCCCCAAAGGCAAACTCAAAGGCGGAAAGACCGGCGACAAAGCTATAGTCAGAATCACCGACTGGCCCGCCGACGACAAAAACCCGCGTGGTGAGGTAATCGACATACTTGGAAAGAACGGAGAGAACAACACCGAGATGCATGCCATTCTCGCCGAGTTCGGGCTCCCCTACCGCTACCCGGAAAATGTTGATAAAGCCGCCCAGCGTATCGACGCGGGCATCACACCCGAAGTGATAGCATCGCGACTGGACATGCGCGACGTGACTACATTCACCATCGACCCGCGTGACGCCAAGGACTTCGATGACGCCCTTTCAATACGTCGTCTGCCCGACGGACACTACGAAGTAGGTGTCCACATAGCCGACGTGACACATTACGTCACACCCGACACGATAATCGAGAAAGAAGCCCAGAAACGCGCTACATCGGTATATCTGGTCGACCGCGTGGTGCCGATGCTCCCCGAACATCTCTCAAACGGCATATGCTCCCTGCGTCCCGACGAAGAGAAACTGACATTCAGCTGCGTATTTGTCATGGACGATGATGCCAAAGTGCTCTCCCATCGTATCGCGCGCACAGTCACACGCTCCGACCGACGCTTCACCTATGAGGAAGCCCAGGAAGTAATCGAGACAGGCCATGGCGACTTCGCTGAAGAAATCATTACTCTCGACCGTCTTGCAAAGATACTGCGCAAGCGCCGCTATGAGCACGGATCGGTCGAATTCGACCGTGAGGAGGTACGCTTCGAAATCGACAAAGACGGACATCCCATCGATGTATTCTTCAAGGAATCCAAGGACTCCAACAAACTAATTGAAGAATTCATGCTGCTTGCCAACCGTACTGTAGCAGCCGAGATAGGCGTCCCGAAAGGGAAAAAGAAGCCAAAAGCATTCGTCTATAGAATTCACGACCAGCCCGATGTGACACGCCTCACCGACCTGGCCGCAATAGCACGCAACTTCGGATATAAAATCAAGACAACCGGTACGGCCAAGGATATAAACAAATCAATCAACCGCATGCTTGCCGACGTCAAAGGCAAGGGAGAAGAGAATCTGCTGTCGGTACTCGCAATCCGCTCAATGGCCAAGGCTATTTACTCGACCGACAACATCGGACACTATGGTCTGGGATTCGACTATTACACCCACTTCACATCGCCAATCCGCCGATATCCCGACATGATGGTCCATCGCCTTCTCGACAAATATCTCTCCGGAGGCCGCTCGGTCAATGTCGAGAAGCTGGAGGAACAGTGCAAGCACTCTTCGCAGATGGAACAGCTCGCGGCAAACGCCGAACGCTCGTCAATCAAGTACAAGCAATGCGAGTACCTTGCCGACCGTCTCGGAGAAATCTACGATGGAGTAATATCCGGCGTGACCGAATGGGGATTATACGTGGAGCTCAACGAAAACAAATGCGAGGGCCTTGTGCCGATACGCGACCTTGCCGACGACTACTACGACTTTGATGAGAAAAACTACTGTCTCGTCGGACGCAAGACCCACACACGCTACACGCTTGGCGACTGCGTACGCGTGCAAGTGGCACGTGCCAATATCGAGAAACGCATGGTAGATTTCTCACTGCTTGACGACAAGGGCCGTCCTGTAGGCGAAGATGCAAAAGGTAAAGAGGTAAGCGTGAAGGAGGCACTCTCCGGACGTCCGAAGTCGGGACGCGGTTCAAAGCAGCGTCGTGGAGCTGACCGCACCCGCCGTCGCCGCTAA
- the galE gene encoding UDP-glucose 4-epimerase GalE: protein MKKGTILVTGGTGYIGSHTVVELQQAGYPVVIIDNLSNSNREVLDGIERISGIRPEFVEADCTDMKALTALFDKYTDIKGIINFAASKAVGESMEKPVLYYRNNLNTLMNLLDIMAERGVKGIVFSSSCTVYGEPDVNPVTEQSPIKKATSPYGNTKQISEEIITDVINAGAPFKSVILRYFNPVGAHPSAEIGELPNGVPQNLIPYLTQTAMGIRKELSVFGNDYNTRDGYCIRDFIDVVDLAKAHVIAVERMLEDKSEAKIEIFNLGTGNGLSVMELITAFERATGVKVPYRIAPRRAGDIEQVWANPTYANEVLGWTASTPIDDTMRSAWKWQQRLRERGIM, encoded by the coding sequence ATGAAAAAAGGCACAATCCTCGTAACCGGCGGTACCGGCTACATTGGATCGCACACCGTAGTCGAGCTGCAGCAGGCCGGCTACCCTGTAGTGATTATTGACAATCTCTCCAACTCAAACCGCGAGGTACTCGACGGAATCGAGCGCATATCAGGCATACGTCCCGAATTTGTCGAGGCCGACTGCACTGACATGAAGGCCCTTACCGCTCTCTTCGACAAGTATACCGACATAAAGGGTATCATCAACTTTGCCGCCAGCAAGGCCGTAGGCGAATCAATGGAAAAACCGGTACTCTACTACCGCAACAACCTCAACACCCTGATGAATCTTCTTGACATCATGGCCGAGCGCGGAGTCAAGGGTATTGTATTCTCATCATCCTGCACTGTTTATGGCGAGCCCGACGTAAACCCGGTCACCGAGCAGTCACCCATCAAGAAAGCCACATCGCCCTATGGCAACACCAAGCAGATTTCCGAGGAGATAATCACCGACGTAATCAATGCCGGCGCACCCTTCAAGAGCGTCATACTCCGCTACTTCAACCCCGTGGGCGCACACCCCTCTGCCGAAATCGGCGAACTCCCCAACGGCGTGCCCCAGAACCTCATCCCCTACCTCACCCAGACAGCCATGGGCATACGCAAGGAACTCAGCGTATTCGGCAACGACTACAATACACGCGACGGCTACTGCATCCGCGACTTCATCGATGTGGTCGATCTTGCCAAAGCCCACGTAATCGCCGTAGAGCGTATGCTGGAAGACAAGTCGGAAGCCAAGATTGAAATCTTCAACCTCGGCACAGGCAACGGACTCAGCGTAATGGAACTCATAACCGCCTTTGAGCGCGCCACAGGCGTAAAGGTTCCCTACCGTATCGCACCACGCCGCGCCGGCGACATCGAACAGGTATGGGCCAACCCGACATACGCCAACGAAGTACTCGGATGGACAGCCTCGACTCCCATTGACGACACCATGCGTTCGGCATGGAAGTGGCAGCAGCGTCTGCGCGAGCGCGGTATCATGTAA
- a CDS encoding asparaginase, translating into MSMHKPNILIIYTGGTIGMIENPHTHALQPFDFDHLIDNVPKIKMLDYTIENIQFNPPIDSSDMNPDRWVEMARAIEENFDRFDGFVVLHGTDTMAYTASALSFMLENLHKPVIITGSQLPIGEVRTDGEENLITALQIAAATDVNGEPMVQEVAILFENYLWRGNRSTKMSADNFNAFKSNNYPSLAKIGLGIHFNEEALMRARIKRPLKVRYAMDTGVMFVDLHPGITEDILNYLLNAPGIKGIVLRTFGAGNAPTSPWFIHAIKSAIDRGIVILNVTQCVNGGVHTKRYVAGDRLAAAGVTSGHDMTSEAAITKMMYLFGIGLSGEDVRKYLECNICGEVTL; encoded by the coding sequence TTGTCTATGCATAAACCGAATATTCTCATCATATATACAGGCGGCACTATCGGCATGATTGAAAATCCGCATACCCATGCGTTGCAGCCGTTTGATTTCGACCATCTGATTGACAATGTCCCGAAAATCAAGATGCTCGACTATACGATAGAGAATATACAGTTTAACCCGCCGATAGATTCATCCGACATGAATCCCGACAGGTGGGTAGAGATGGCTCGCGCGATAGAGGAGAATTTCGACCGCTTCGACGGATTTGTAGTGCTCCACGGCACCGATACTATGGCCTATACTGCATCGGCTCTGTCGTTTATGCTTGAGAATCTCCATAAGCCGGTGATTATCACCGGCTCGCAGCTTCCAATCGGTGAAGTGCGGACCGACGGCGAAGAGAATCTTATCACAGCCCTGCAGATAGCCGCAGCTACCGACGTCAATGGCGAGCCAATGGTGCAGGAGGTGGCTATACTTTTCGAAAACTACCTTTGGAGAGGCAACCGCTCGACCAAGATGAGCGCCGACAACTTCAATGCATTCAAGTCGAACAACTATCCATCGCTCGCAAAGATAGGCCTTGGCATCCATTTCAATGAAGAAGCGCTGATGAGAGCGCGCATCAAGCGCCCTCTCAAGGTGCGCTACGCCATGGACACAGGGGTGATGTTTGTCGACCTGCATCCCGGCATTACCGAAGACATACTCAATTATCTCCTCAATGCTCCTGGGATAAAAGGTATTGTGCTCCGCACGTTCGGAGCCGGCAACGCGCCTACCTCTCCGTGGTTCATTCATGCCATAAAGAGCGCCATTGACCGCGGCATAGTGATACTTAATGTCACGCAGTGTGTCAACGGAGGCGTGCATACCAAGCGGTATGTGGCCGGCGACCGTCTGGCAGCCGCCGGAGTGACTTCGGGCCACGACATGACCTCCGAAGCTGCCATCACCAAGATGATGTATCTCTTCGGTATCGGCCTTTCGGGCGAGGATGTAAGAAAATATCTGGAGTGCAATATCTGCGGAGAGGTCACACTCTGA
- the gyrB gene encoding DNA topoisomerase (ATP-hydrolyzing) subunit B gives MSEQKEEYSASNIQVLEGLEAVRKRPAMYIGDISAKGLHHLVYEVVDNSIDEALAGFANHIDVTINGDNSITVVDNGRGIPVDMHEKEHKSALEVVLTVLHAGGKFDKGSYKVSGGLHGVGVSCVNALSTYLRAEVHRNGKAYMQEYSCGKPTSELKIIGESTHTGTSITFKPDDSIFTVTVYDYNTLANRLRDLAFLNAGITLTLTDMRAIDADGNPRREVFHSEHGLEDFVRYIDSSKESLINDIIHLNTERQGIPVEVALTYNTTYNENVYSFVNNINTIEGGTHLSGFRRGLTSTLKKYAEDSKMLEKLKIEIASDDFREGLTAVVSVKVMEPQFEGQTKTKLGNSEVTASVSQAVSDALRDYLEEHPRQAKMIVDKVILAATARHAAYNARKNVQRKSPLCGGGLPGKLADCSSRTAEDCELFIVEGDSAGGTAKQGRDRTFQAILPLRGKILNVEKAMDHKIFDNQEITNLFRAMRVTIGTAEDSKEVNLDKLAYHKIIIMTDADVDGAHIATLLMTFFFRRMRPIIENGYLYLATPPLYKCTKGKVEEYCWTDAQVQSFIARNGDKTKVMRYKGLGEMSAQELRDTTMSREGRLLKQVNINDAAEADRIFSMLMGEDVAPRRDFIEENANYANIDA, from the coding sequence ATGTCAGAACAGAAAGAAGAATACAGCGCCAGTAACATCCAGGTGCTCGAAGGCCTTGAGGCCGTAAGAAAACGCCCTGCGATGTATATCGGCGATATAAGCGCAAAAGGTCTGCACCATCTTGTATATGAGGTGGTCGACAACTCTATCGACGAGGCTCTCGCAGGATTTGCCAATCATATCGACGTCACCATCAACGGGGACAACTCAATTACCGTGGTCGACAACGGCCGCGGCATACCCGTAGACATGCATGAGAAAGAGCACAAAAGCGCCCTTGAGGTTGTGCTCACAGTGCTCCATGCTGGCGGAAAGTTCGACAAAGGCAGCTACAAGGTATCGGGCGGTCTCCACGGCGTAGGCGTGAGTTGCGTCAACGCTCTGTCGACATATCTCCGCGCAGAGGTACACCGCAACGGAAAGGCCTACATGCAGGAATACTCATGCGGCAAGCCCACCAGCGAGCTGAAGATTATCGGAGAAAGCACACACACCGGCACAAGCATAACATTCAAGCCCGACGACAGCATATTCACAGTCACCGTCTACGACTACAACACCCTGGCCAACCGTCTGCGCGACCTCGCATTCCTCAACGCAGGAATCACCCTTACGCTTACCGACATGCGTGCAATCGACGCCGACGGAAACCCGCGCCGCGAGGTATTCCATAGCGAGCACGGTCTGGAGGATTTCGTACGCTACATCGACTCAAGCAAAGAATCGCTCATCAACGACATAATCCACCTCAACACCGAGCGCCAGGGCATACCTGTGGAAGTAGCGCTGACCTACAACACAACATACAACGAAAACGTCTACTCGTTCGTCAACAATATCAACACTATCGAAGGTGGCACACACCTCTCGGGATTCCGCCGCGGACTCACCTCGACACTGAAGAAATATGCCGAGGACTCCAAGATGCTCGAAAAACTCAAAATCGAGATTGCCAGCGACGACTTCCGCGAGGGTCTTACCGCCGTAGTATCGGTAAAGGTAATGGAGCCGCAGTTCGAAGGTCAGACAAAGACCAAACTCGGCAACAGCGAAGTCACAGCTTCAGTATCACAGGCTGTGAGCGATGCCCTGCGCGACTATCTCGAGGAACACCCCCGACAGGCCAAAATGATTGTCGACAAGGTAATCCTGGCCGCCACCGCACGACATGCAGCCTACAACGCACGAAAAAATGTACAGCGCAAATCACCACTCTGTGGCGGAGGTCTTCCCGGAAAGCTCGCCGACTGCTCAAGCCGCACGGCTGAAGACTGTGAACTCTTCATCGTCGAGGGTGACTCGGCAGGCGGTACCGCCAAGCAGGGCCGCGACCGTACATTCCAGGCAATCCTCCCGCTCCGAGGCAAAATCCTCAATGTCGAGAAAGCCATGGACCACAAGATTTTCGACAACCAGGAAATCACCAACCTCTTCCGCGCCATGCGTGTCACAATCGGCACGGCCGAAGACTCCAAAGAGGTAAATCTCGACAAACTCGCCTACCACAAAATCATCATCATGACCGATGCCGACGTCGACGGAGCCCACATCGCCACACTGCTGATGACATTCTTCTTCCGCCGCATGCGCCCGATTATCGAGAACGGATATCTCTATCTGGCTACCCCGCCGCTGTACAAATGCACCAAAGGCAAGGTTGAAGAATATTGCTGGACCGACGCACAGGTACAAAGTTTCATCGCACGCAACGGCGACAAGACAAAGGTAATGCGATACAAAGGTCTCGGCGAGATGAGCGCACAGGAATTGCGCGACACAACCATGTCACGTGAAGGACGCCTGCTCAAGCAGGTCAACATCAACGACGCCGCCGAGGCCGACAGAATATTCTCCATGCTCATGGGCGAGGATGTCGCACCACGCCGCGACTTCATTGAAGAAAACGCCAACTATGCAAATATCGACGCATAA
- a CDS encoding HU family DNA-binding protein, translating into MTKADIVNEISKSTGIEKGAVLDTIEKFMEIVKDSLAHGENVYLRGFGSFIVKVRSEKTARNISKNTTIIIPEHKIPAFKPAKVFMKEVK; encoded by the coding sequence ATGACTAAAGCCGACATCGTTAACGAAATATCCAAAAGCACCGGCATTGAGAAGGGCGCTGTACTGGATACCATCGAGAAGTTTATGGAGATCGTGAAGGATTCTCTTGCACATGGCGAGAACGTATACCTCCGTGGCTTCGGCAGCTTTATCGTGAAGGTTCGTTCCGAAAAGACAGCTCGCAACATCTCCAAGAATACCACCATTATTATTCCCGAGCACAAAATTCCGGCTTTCAAGCCTGCAAAAGTGTTCATGAAAGAGGTTAAGTAA
- a CDS encoding ribonuclease E/G, producing the protein MKSELFIDVQPSEVSIALTEDNRLVSLQKEARNIAYAVGDIYLAKVKKLMPGLNAAFVDVGYDKDAFLHYLDLGSQFASYCEFLKQAFDDKKRVPSLSRMKLLPDINKHGSVTDTLEKDQLLMVQIVKEPISSKGPRLTTEITFTGRFLVLIPFSDKISISQKIKTTEEKVRLRQLVESIRPKNFGVIVRTSAEGKRVAELNHELKTLLKCWEDTVANAQRSTPPTLVFEEESRIVSMLRDVFSPSFESIYVNDAETFGQISKYVSLIAPERQEIVKLYAKDEPIFDHFNVTKQIKSSFGKTVSFRSGAYIIIEHTEALHVIDVNSGNRSRAANDQESNALEVNLRAADEIARQLRLRDMGGIIVIDFIDMNKAEHRQALYDHMREVMANDRARHNILPLSKFGLMQITRQRVRPALDVVTAEKCPSCFGKGEVQPSLLFTDTLKEKLEYLINDLKVNNFIMYVHPYVDAYLKKGLVSLSRRWKLELGGKFKIMPDQSLAYLEYRVLDRDKNVIELAEEKDLETSSTKSKNKAKERNKGD; encoded by the coding sequence ATGAAAAGCGAACTCTTCATCGACGTTCAACCATCGGAAGTGTCAATTGCGCTTACCGAGGACAATAGGCTCGTCTCTCTTCAGAAAGAGGCGCGCAACATTGCCTATGCCGTCGGCGATATATATCTGGCAAAGGTAAAAAAACTTATGCCGGGGCTCAACGCTGCGTTTGTCGACGTAGGCTATGATAAAGACGCTTTTCTTCATTACCTTGACCTTGGCTCACAATTCGCCTCTTACTGCGAATTTCTTAAGCAGGCTTTCGACGATAAAAAGCGTGTTCCCTCTCTCTCGAGGATGAAACTGCTCCCCGACATAAACAAGCACGGGTCTGTGACAGACACGCTTGAGAAGGACCAGTTGCTGATGGTCCAGATTGTCAAGGAGCCTATTTCGTCAAAAGGTCCGCGCCTTACCACAGAGATTACTTTCACCGGACGTTTTCTGGTGCTGATACCATTCAGCGACAAGATTTCAATATCGCAGAAAATAAAGACCACCGAGGAAAAGGTGCGTCTGCGTCAGTTGGTGGAGAGTATACGTCCTAAAAATTTCGGAGTAATCGTGCGCACTTCGGCTGAAGGAAAGCGTGTGGCCGAGCTTAATCATGAGCTGAAGACTCTTCTCAAATGTTGGGAGGATACTGTGGCCAATGCACAGCGTTCTACTCCGCCCACTCTCGTTTTCGAGGAAGAGAGCCGTATCGTGTCGATGTTGCGCGACGTGTTCAGTCCGTCGTTTGAGAGCATCTACGTGAACGATGCCGAGACGTTCGGACAGATTTCAAAATATGTAAGTCTGATTGCTCCCGAGCGGCAGGAGATTGTAAAACTCTATGCTAAGGACGAGCCGATTTTCGACCATTTCAACGTAACGAAGCAGATAAAATCATCGTTTGGTAAGACGGTATCGTTTCGCTCCGGCGCATATATTATCATCGAGCACACCGAGGCGCTCCACGTCATTGATGTCAACTCCGGCAATCGCTCCCGTGCTGCAAACGACCAGGAGAGCAATGCTCTTGAGGTAAATCTGCGTGCCGCCGACGAAATCGCGCGCCAGCTACGTCTGCGCGATATGGGCGGTATAATAGTAATCGATTTTATCGATATGAACAAGGCCGAACACCGCCAGGCTCTATACGACCACATGCGCGAGGTAATGGCCAATGACCGTGCCCGCCACAACATACTGCCTCTTAGCAAATTCGGCTTGATGCAAATCACGCGTCAGCGTGTGCGTCCGGCTCTTGATGTCGTTACTGCAGAAAAGTGCCCGTCATGCTTCGGCAAAGGGGAGGTGCAACCCTCGCTGCTGTTTACCGATACACTGAAAGAGAAACTTGAGTATCTTATCAATGATCTTAAGGTCAACAATTTCATTATGTATGTGCACCCTTATGTCGATGCCTATCTTAAGAAGGGACTTGTGTCGTTGTCGCGCAGATGGAAACTTGAACTCGGTGGCAAATTTAAGATAATGCCCGATCAGTCGCTGGCTTACCTGGAGTACCGTGTACTCGACCGCGATAAGAATGTAATCGAACTTGCCGAGGAGAAAGATCTCGAGACATCTTCAACAAAATCAAAAAACAAAGCCAAGGAACGTAACAAAGGAGACTAA